GGCTTGGCGCGCCCGCCGTCGACGCGGATCTGCCCGGTGCGCGCCCATTTGGAGATCGTGGCAAAGCCGATCTGGGGCAGGTGACGCTTGAACCACCGGTCCAGCCGAATGCCGTCGTCGTCGGGTTCGACCGCGAACTGGCGGACTTTGTGCGGATCGGGGCCGGCGGGCACGCTCATGCCGCGATCCGCATGGCGATAAGGCCGATATAGAGCGCGCTCAGCCCGGCGAGGACCGAAACGAGCGCATAGCTGGCGGCGAGCCAGGGCTGGCCGCGCTCGATCAACAGCATGAGTTCGAGGCTGAAGGCGGAAAACGTCGTGAACCCGCCCAGCAGGCCGACGCCGGCGAGCAGGCGCCACTGTTCGCCGCCGCCGGCACCGTGGCGCGCCAGCCATCCGGCAAGCAGGCCCATCGCACAGCTGCCGACGACATTGACCGCCAGCGTCGCCCAGGGAAAGGCGGTCACCGCCTGCGGGCCGAGCAGGTGGGTCAGCAGCCGCCCGACCTGGTAACGCAGGACGGCCCCGGCCCCGCCCCCGGCAAAGACGTAGAGGCTGGCCGCAATCGGTGAAATGCTCGTCATGCGCCGCCTTTAGACGGCAATGCGCCGTTCGTCATCCCACCCGCGCAAGTTCGCCGCGACGAGGGGTAGGGCGCGGGGGCGGGTGGCGAGAACGAGGCATATTCGCGTGGCGGCTTGCCAATTCGCCGCGATTTGCCTATGTGCGCGCTGGTTCGAGCCGGTCCGGAACGGATTCGGCGCGTTTTTCGTTTGATTCGTAAAGGCGCATCCCCCCGCGCTGTGCGGGCTCTGCGCCATTGCTGTGAGGTGTTTGAATTCATGCAGATCATCGTTCGCGATAACAATGTCGACCAGGCCCTGCGCGCGCTCAAGAAGAAGCTGCAGCGCGAGGGGGTGTATCGCGAGATGAAGCTGCGTCGCCACTACGAAAAGCCCAGCGAGAAGCGGGCGCGCGAGAAGGCCGCCGCCGTGCGCCGCGCGCGCAAGCTGGAACGCAAGCGGGCGGAGCGCGACGGCGCCAAGTAAGGCCCTGCGCGCCGCCCCCGCGCAGGCGGCGGCGGCGCTTCGCGCTTGAACCCACAGCAGCGATAAGCCTACAGGGCGCGGGAAGCGATTCCCGCGCCCTTTCGCAGTTCAGGAACCTTGCATGACCGAAGTAACCCGCGTCCCGATCCAGCCCATCGCCAAGGGCAGCCTGACAAAGTTGTGGTTGGGCGTCCTCGTCGCGATCCTTCTCGCCGGCGGACTGGCCTGGGCGGCGGTG
The sequence above is a segment of the Pelagerythrobacter marensis genome. Coding sequences within it:
- the rpsU gene encoding 30S ribosomal protein S21, with translation MQIIVRDNNVDQALRALKKKLQREGVYREMKLRRHYEKPSEKRAREKAAAVRRARKLERKRAERDGAK
- the crcB gene encoding fluoride efflux transporter CrcB encodes the protein MTSISPIAASLYVFAGGGAGAVLRYQVGRLLTHLLGPQAVTAFPWATLAVNVVGSCAMGLLAGWLARHGAGGGEQWRLLAGVGLLGGFTTFSAFSLELMLLIERGQPWLAASYALVSVLAGLSALYIGLIAMRIAA